CAAatccatttttttgttttgtcataAACTCTGTTATAAGAGGTTCACTTAATAAAATTAGGAACTGTGTCTATGTGTGTTTCAATGTACCTTGACTATTTCAGACACTGAGCTAGGTCGCGTGTACGTAGCCAAAACACTCATGTTAAACTCCTGCAAGATATAGAAACCATGACAAGTCTTGAAACACATTCTTCTTATTAAATGAGGATTAAGAAAACACTTGTCAACTCACCCTGAAGGGATCACCGCGTAGAGACTGGACAAACATCATGGAGAATTCCGAGCCGTTCCCCTGCAAGCCAAACTAAATCACATAGTCAGGTCCACTACACATAGCAGCTCAGATTCATTTGGTGTTAAAATGTAAATACCTCTAGGGATACATCCCTGAGGCGTCTTCCCGTTTGAGCACAACAAACACGGACCATGCTCTCATCGCAGCTTCCACTGATGATGTAGTCATTACCATTCATGTAATACGATCGAGTATAGTTCATGGAGCTTCCCGTTGGGACTATGTCAAAATTCAGATGAAGCCTACCATCAACCGTCAAAAGCTGCCTCACCTGAGAGAGAACGCTCAATAGGTTACTAAACATCAATACATGAAGCTCTTCAGGGGTCGATGAGAGTGTACCTCGTTGTCAACGGCTGATGCTAGAAGGTAACGATCATCTGGAGAAAAGCAAACCATCACGTTTCCTTTGGTACTAGACGCCGTGTAGCACGGTTGGGATGGGTCTTGCCTCAAATCCCATAGTTTAACATCTTTGTCGAATGAAGAAGTCGCGAAAATTGAAGGGGAATGGTTCGAGAACTTCACCACGTTGATGTGCTCTTGATGCATGTTGGCGAAAACCTGGAGGCGTGTTCCGCTGCCAATGTCGTACAAAGCCACGTCCTTTGAGTATCCACTAGCGAGAAACAGTTTGTCCGTGGAATTAACATGGACTGAGGTTAATTGGTCAAACTCATCAAAAGTAACAGAACCAGAAGTGGTGGGAGTGGTTGTATTAAGTGTGGATGACGCTTTTTGGATGTCGTACAGCTTCAGTGAGCCGTTGGCTGAGCCAGCTATAAcctgaaaaaatacaaaactttGAAATGAATTTGCTGCAGGCAACAACAAACACAGGCAAGGGCACATTTATctagaaccgaaccgaaaaaggCTCGGTTATCCTACAAATTACCCGAATGGATCTTATATCTCTAGAACCAAAGAACCGAAACCTAGCGGGAATCCAACTAAAACCGAATGGGTACccaaatttctataatataatttatatacttataaatattaactgTATTCagttttaaataatcaaataatttaaaaatactgtTTATAAAccgaaacacacaaaaaaaatgaattactaGAGTAGTTTTTAtctgaaatatttaaaactatctaAATTATCCAAACTTTTATCTGAGAACCCAAAAAACTTGAACCGAATCGAGTGGATCTAAAATTATCTTGGATACTAGTCGGTTCCTAACTTTGTTACCCGAACCAAACTGGAACCTAACCGAATTTtctaaatacccgaacagatCCTAAACATCTCAAACTGAAGAATTGAATGCCCAAGGCTAAACACAACCATAAGAAATAAAGGCAGCTTGATTTTTTAATCCTTACCATGGATGGATACGTCTTGAGCCAACAAAGTCCCAAGATACTACTCTGAGCTCCATAAGACGGAATATAACGTAGAATCTTCCCGTTTTCATGATTGAGAACAACCACTTCTCCATCCAAAGTCCCATACACCATGAGGCTAGGATCCAACGGATGGTATTCAAACTGCCTTGGACTCAAACTCCTGCTTTCATCTTGAACCCTACTAAAAGAAGGAACCGAATGCAAGAGAGGCCAAGCAGACGATCCCATCCTAGCCGCACAAAGAGACCTCGTATACGAACTCTGAGATCTCCATTTGCTTGATCTCGTTTCACGCTGCTCGAGGACTCTAACCACACTTTCCTTGTTCTTTCTTTTGTACGGTAAGTGCTCGAAGTTCTCGGAATATGTCTCAGTGGCCCTGTCTCTGTCGCTCTTTCTGATAGCCAAATTGTCCAACACTTTTAGTTTGGGAAGAGAGTTTATCATGTAGATTCTGTAATGCTTTTTGGAACATATAGGTGATGCTTTAGTTGATATATACTTCAACCCAACATCCCCAAGGTCGTTGGTTTGGTCTGGCATCTTCCCTTTCCTAACCTGAACCGTATAAAGATGCTTTAACCATTTTCATTGTTTCTATTAGAAACAAGAACGTATCGATATGAGTTTTTACCTTTTCCCTCATGAATACTTCTGCATTCAAATCATCCATGCTAAGAGTCTCTTCAACAGGTAAATCAGGATCGATCTGTTCGAATACGCCCGAAAAATCTGCTCCAGTGTGAGAGTTTGATTCGTCAAACATGTTTTCATCAGTTGACGACTGCGGTTTAAGTGGGGTGGTAGAAGATTCGCTGCAACAAATCCAAATCTGGAACCGGAGCACCTCAAGAGAAGGAAGcttcaagagagcagcacttgCTGTCCAAAGATCAGAGACAACAGTGTCGCACATCGAAAGAAAACTCAAGTTAGGCATGGCAGAGAAACATCCTTCACCAAAGCCAGTCACACGGTTTGAATCGAGTATAAGAGTGTGCAGCTGCGCGAACTCTCCAGCGATGTTAAGCTTGCGGAAATGCAAAGACCTCACGTTCAAAACTTCGCAGCTCAAACCTTGAGAGAAGACGTCcctgaaagaagaaaaaaaaacaatcaaagattAAGAGATAAtgcaaaaagaaaaggagaagacaaaagactatTGCTTACCGCCAGAAGGTTGTCCCAAAACAATCATGTACATCAACAAGACGAAGCTTTTGATCGACAGAACGTATCAATGACAATACGTACTGATCTTCCAAAGAACAAGAGGATCTCACAGAGAGATCTATTCCTTCTACCTCAGATGTGTTGATCTCATTGCATAACTCAAGAATCGGGTGAAAGTCATCGTACATCACTCTGTCAACTAAAATGTTCATGATGCATCTTTGATTCCTTGACTTTTTATCCTCCGCCTGAAAAGTTCATTcgattagaaagaaaaaaaacactatgATTAAGCTAAAAACAGAAGCAATAAATAGAGGAAAATGGTAAGCAAACCTCAAAGAAGGCAGATAGAATGGAAGTGTTGGGTACGGTTCCATGCTTCTTGCATATTTCAATATACCTAAAaccaaatataaatcaaaccaCCATTATTCAATCTGAATACTAGTAGAGAAGCCACTTAAACACATTGTATAACTCATCAAGAGATCTCTGATCCAATACTAAACGAAATTACTCAGAATTCAACAAATTAATCTGATCCAGAAAGCACCTTGGCGCAGTTCACCCCCAAGTAAcagaagaacacacaaaaaaaaattatttttaattccttagagcaaaaaaaatatataacagaaTCAAAACCATTCCTTAATCAAAGAACAAGGCAGAGATTCAGACAGCAAACACCAAAAGAAaacacatataattaaaaaaaaaaacgcaatCTAGATTtactgcaagaaaaaaaaagaaggtatttaatttattcttcCAAATCAAAATTGGAGACACAGGAAGCGCTCATCAAACTACCAGAAAGAGGTATCAGGTTTCAGACACGATCACATGTCAACTTTTTCTGTCTTAATACAAAAGATGagagacaaacaaacaaacaaacaaaaaaatcaaaacatactTCTCTTCAAGGGTGGCGATTTCAGTGAGCATAGCCATTCAATCAAATCTCACGCTTGAACTCTCCGACCACCTTTTGTTTCTTCGATGTTATCACAAACACTTTTCTACACGGAAGAAGATCAAGTATACCAAAATAGACTTCAGACCTAAAACTTGCCACCTGGTGTAGAAGCTTTTACAATTATGTGCCCTTTAAcagataaaattaatttaggtGGAATCGAGTGTCCaacttttataatataaaaaagaaataaatggtTCGACCGGTTTAACGCGGAATTTAAAAGATTTCTTCATAACCGGTTTTATTTGAAACGGGGTCGTTTTCGCGGAACCCGAGATCTCTCTATTTTGtgcgtctctctctctcgccaTCTTTCATCATCAGCTGAAACCGAATCTCTCTTTCGAATTTCAAACAACGAAGCTCCGTCCAACAGATCTCGCCGGCGTTTCGCAATGGATAATCCTATTCAAGAGGTACCAATTGTAATGTTGGCTTTTAATAGCGTTTGATGATTACATTTTTGCGAGATTTGGatttgtgattttgtttttttaattcatgGCAGATTCTGGAGAAGCAGCTTCTGACGGTGGCGAAAGCCATGGAGGACAAGCTCGACGAGGAGATCGCGTCTCTGGAGAAGCCTGACGAGGACGATCTGGAGGTGTTGAGGGAGAGGAGGCTGCAGCAGATGAAGAAAATGGCGGAGAAAAGGAAGCGTTGGATGAGTCATGGACACGGCGAGTACACCGAGATCCCTTCCGAGAAGGACTTCTTCGCCGCCGTCAAGGCTAGCGAACGCGTCGTCTGCCATTTCTACCGCGAGAATTGGCCCTGCAAAGTATGAATATTCACAATCTCCTTTGGATTCAATTAGATTTCATACTTTCTGAGAGTTTCTAGTATGTTTTGGGGAAGAGAAGATTTAGGGTTTGCTTGGATTAGCCTTTCCTTTGAaaaagttttctcctttttgtgTTTAGGATGTTGACAAGGGATGTTAGGACAGGAACTTGTCTCTTGTCTGTAGCTACTATACATGTTAGTATAAGATTcaagagtgtttttttttatgaagagaaatctttttcttttgttgttgcaGGTGATGGATAAGCACATGGGTATATTGGCAAAGCAGCACATTGAGACGCGTTTTGTGAAGATCCAAGCTGAGAAAAGTCCCTTCTTGGCTGAGAGGCTCAAGATTGTCGTTCTTCCCACTCTTGCCCTCATCAAGAACACTAAAGTTGATGATTATGTGGTATACTACTCAAAACAAACTCCATCTTATGGCAATTATTATCTTTTAGAATATGATTGGTTTTGAATGTTGTTGGTAGGTTGGGTTCAATGAGCTGGGAGGGAAAGACGATTTCAGCACTGAGGATCTGGAAGAGAGATTAGCTAGAGCTCAAGTCATCCATTACGAGGGAGAATCGTCTCATAAACCGAAGTCTACCACACAAACCAAGAGGAGCGTAAGGCAGAGTGCTAGATCAGATTCTGACTCTGAATAAATCCAAAGTTTTTTTAACAAAGGTTGTTGTCACTATCTTCAGCCTTTTCTTGTGTCTCTGCTTTATGCAAAAGAGGAATTATATGCGCGCTTGTTCGTGAGTTGTACTAAACGCATTAAGTTGTGATTTGTAATTTTGATGCTATGGATTTTGACCTTTCCTTGCCTGTTTAAAGCATAATGTGTTGGGAGAAACAAGCCTGACCCGGTAGTAGATATTAGATCATTCTGAAGGAGAATCTATATACAACGAGTAAcatcaaattaaattaaaaagaatctaacaaatccatcttttttatttttaacacttTCACTGAACTATGGTGGGATACAAAGGTTTTACATCAACAAATGATCGGAGCAAATGAGATTTTATTTCGGATTTGACTGTTTGTAATTTGTATATGTGAGACTTTGCATCTCTATAACATATTAGCATTACAAAAACATAACTAAGTTTCAAAATCCATTTCACtgcaatatttaaaaaaaaatcaaataataatttatgtgttCAAACCCAAATCAGGCTAGGCCCATGTTACCAACTTAAAGCCCAACAAGTTCTTAAGTCAATGTCTTCGTTTCACCGGTTGATCGCAAAAGTGAAACCGAcggaagagaaagaaaaaaagaaagggcCAACATTTGCCGGCGATTGAGATGGAGACGGAGGTCGATAAGGAGATTCTAAAATCCGCCGGAGCTGAGCTTCTTCCCGACGGACGTAAAGGCTTACGCATCCATGACTGGGAGATCGAAACCATCCGCGGCACGATTCTCACTTCTCTCGCTCACGAACAGTACTCgaatctctatctctctcaccTTAGTGTCTGTGCCTTGTTGTTAGGTGTTGTATCTATGCGTCGTCAATTCGATTGAGAACTGAGTATATGCAGAGGTCTTTCAATGTCAATCATGATTGTGAATGTGTTGTTTTGGTTGTGACAATAGGTGGGAAGAGAAGCTCAAGACTTCTCACTTACCTGAAATGGTGTTTGGCGAGAATGCGTTAGTGCTTAAACACTTTAGAAGTAACACTAAGATTCATTTTAACGCGTTTGATGCACTTGCGGGTTGGAAGCAAGAAGGGCTTCCACCTGTTGAGGTTCCTGCTGCTGCAAAATGGAAGTTTAGGAggtaagagtttgtgattagaTTGAACTTTTAAAACTCTGCT
The Brassica napus cultivar Da-Ae chromosome A1, Da-Ae, whole genome shotgun sequence DNA segment above includes these coding regions:
- the LOC106356360 gene encoding thioredoxin domain-containing protein 9 homolog, which produces MDNPIQEILEKQLLTVAKAMEDKLDEEIASLEKPDEDDLEVLRERRLQQMKKMAEKRKRWMSHGHGEYTEIPSEKDFFAAVKASERVVCHFYRENWPCKVMDKHMGILAKQHIETRFVKIQAEKSPFLAERLKIVVLPTLALIKNTKVDDYVVGFNELGGKDDFSTEDLEERLARAQVIHYEGESSHKPKSTTQTKRSVRQSARSDSDSE
- the LOC106355015 gene encoding uncharacterized protein LOC106355015 isoform X1, whose amino-acid sequence is MAMLTEIATLEEKYIEICKKHGTVPNTSILSAFFEAEDKKSRNQRCIMNILVDRVMYDDFHPILELCNEINTSEVEGIDLSVRSSCSLEDQYVLSLIRSVDQKLRLVDVHDCFGTTFWRDVFSQGLSCEVLNVRSLHFRKLNIAGEFAQLHTLILDSNRVTGFGEGCFSAMPNLSFLSMCDTVVSDLWTASAALLKLPSLEVLRFQIWICCSESSTTPLKPQSSTDENMFDESNSHTGADFSGVFEQIDPDLPVEETLSMDDLNAEVFMREKVRKGKMPDQTNDLGDVGLKYISTKASPICSKKHYRIYMINSLPKLKVLDNLAIRKSDRDRATETYSENFEHLPYKRKNKESVVRVLEQRETRSSKWRSQSSYTRSLCAARMGSSAWPLLHSVPSFSRVQDESRSLSPRQFEYHPLDPSLMVYGTLDGEVVVLNHENGKILRYIPSYGAQSSILGLCWLKTYPSMVIAGSANGSLKLYDIQKASSTLNTTTPTTSGSVTFDEFDQLTSVHVNSTDKLFLASGYSKDVALYDIGSGTRLQVFANMHQEHINVVKFSNHSPSIFATSSFDKDVKLWDLRQDPSQPCYTASSTKGNVMVCFSPDDRYLLASAVDNEVRQLLTVDGRLHLNFDIVPTGSSMNYTRSYYMNGNDYIISGSCDESMVRVCCAQTGRRLRDVSLEFGLQGNGSEFSMMFVQSLRGDPFREFNMSVLATYTRPSSVSEIVKVNMLAPRDNIEEQSCGLHCYPSNSMGG
- the LOC106355015 gene encoding uncharacterized protein LOC106355015 isoform X2; its protein translation is MAMLTEIATLEEKYIEICKKHGTVPNTSILSAFFEAEDKKSRNQRCIMNILVDRVMYDDFHPILELCNEINTSEVEGIDLSVRSSCSLEDQYVLSLIRSVDQKLRLVDVHDCFGTTFWRDVFSQGLSCEVLNVRSLHFRKLNIAGEFAQLHTLILDSNRVTGFGEGCFSAMPNLSFLSMCDTVVSDLWTASAALLKLPSLEVLRFQIWICCSESSTTPLKPQSSTDENMFDESNSHTGADFSGVFEQIDPDLPVEETLSMDDLNAEVFMREKVRKGKMPDQTNDLGDVGLKYISTKASPICSKKHYRIYMINSLPKLKVLDNLAIRKSDRDRATETYSENFEHLPYKRKNKESVVRVLEQRETRSSKWRSQSSYTRSLCAARMGSSAWPLLHSVPSFSRVQDESRSLSPRQFEYHPLDPSLMVYGTLDGEVVVLNHENGKILRYIPSYGAQSSILGLCWLKTYPSMVIAGSANGSLKLYDIQKASSTLNTTTPTTSGSVTFDEFDQLTSVHVNSTDKLFLASGYSKDVALYDIGSGTRLQVFANMHQEHINVVKFSNHSPSIFATSSFDKDVKLWDLRQDPSQPCYTASSTKGNVMVCFSPDDRYLLASAVDNEVRQLLTVDGRLHLNFDIVPTGSSMNYTRSYYMNGNDYIISGSCDESMVRVCCAQTGRRLRDVSLEGNGSEFSMMFVQSLRGDPFREFNMSVLATYTRPSSVSEIVKVNMLAPRDNIEEQSCGLHCYPSNSMGG